A region of Pieris rapae chromosome 20, ilPieRapa1.1, whole genome shotgun sequence DNA encodes the following proteins:
- the LOC110995959 gene encoding derlin-1, with protein MSEFKDWFNSVPFFTRYWLAATIILSVLGRFGIFNYYYFILDFNLIFYKFQIWRPITAVFYYPISPSTGFHFLINCYFLYSYSQRLESGMFAGKPADYFYMLLFNWLCCVLLGLFTGLPIIMDPMVLSVLYVWCQLNKDVIVSFWFGTRFKAMYLPWVLLAFNLIISGGGILDIMGILVGHLAFFLLFKYPQELGGPSLLTPPAFLKQIFPDTRYMGGFGTAPQERVPTRPGSTVLGGHNWGRGHALGGN; from the exons ATGTCCGAATTCAAGGACTGGTTTAATAGTGTTCCCTTTTTTACGCGGTATTGGCTTGCAGCAACAATAATATTGAGTGTATTGGGAAGATTCggaattttcaattattattactttattctaGATTTTAATCTgatcttttataaatttcag ATATGGCGACCAATCACTGCAGTGTTCTATTATCCAATCAGCCCATCAACaggttttcattttctaataaactgCTACTTCTTGTACAGTTATTCACAGCGGCTAGAGTCTGGGATGTTTGCAGGGAAACCAGCTGATTACTTTTATATGCTTTTATTCAATTGGCTGTGCTGTGTTTTACTTGGTCTTTTTACAGGATTGCCA ATAATTATGGACCCAATGGTGTTATCAGTACTATATGTGTGGTGTCAACTAAATAAGGATGTGATTGTATCTTTCTGGTTTGGGACACGGTTCAAGGCTATGTATTTGCCCTGGGTTTTGCtggcttttaatttaattattagtggAGG cgGTATTCTGGACATAATGGGAATCCTTGTTGGTCACCTGGCtttcttcttattatttaaatacccaCAGGAATTGGGTGGACCCTCTCTGTTAACACCACCTGCATTTTT AAAACAGATTTTCCCTGATACACGGTATATGGGAGGCTTTGGTACTGCTCCACAAGAGAGAGTGCCCACCAGGCCAGGATCCACAGTCCTTGGGGGACATAATTGGGGCAGAGGACATGCATTGGGGGGCAACTGA
- the LOC110995951 gene encoding probable enoyl-CoA hydratase echA8, producing the protein MRLLIKHLKTPTTLSFQLVSNFARNFSSNDQKDEQIKTAAEEVRKNITVEKYSGITTLNIDRQTSRNSLDVETLKEMTQAIDAFDKDPEAKVLVFNGEGGSFCSGFDLDEIGEKGYSVLTDAAARLLRRPLCDKPTIAAVQGYAVAEGFELALACDLRIIEETAILGCLGRRFGAPQSLFGGRRLTALIGLSRALDLLMTGRPISGADAYAMGLGCKLTATGTALGESIKLSKSLIKFPQNALIMDKLAAIMSQLNPNSEESMRDEAIMSSLLGSAIDDLNKGVQKFKGGIGKHGKFYKLTEMPLKDWELEESLEEIEVVVKDKEKKP; encoded by the exons ATGAGACttttaataaagcatttaaaaaCGCCAACTACTCTTAGTTTTCAACTAGTTAGTAATTTTGCCCGCAATTTTTCATCTAATGATCAAAAGGATGAACAGATAAAAACGGCTGCTGAAGAAGTACGAAAaa ATATAACTGTAGAAAAATATTCTGGCATCACTACTCTGAACATAGATCGTCAAACATCCAGAAACAGTCTTGATGTAGAAACTTTAAAAGAAATGACTCAGGCTATTGATGCTTTTGATAAAGATCCTGAGGCCAAAGTTCTAGTGTTTAATGGAGAAGGAGGAAGTTTCTGCTCAGGCTTTGATTTGGACGAGATTGGGGAAAAGGGATATAGTGTTCTAACTGATGCTGCG GCAAGGTTGCTTCGTCGCCCACTATGTGATAAGCCAACAATTGCTGCTGTTCAAGGTTATGCTGTTGCTGAAGGTTTCGAATTGGCTTTGGCTTGTGATCTACGTATTATTGAAGAGACTGCAATATTGGGTTGTCTTGGAAGAAGATTTG GTGCACCACAAAGTTTATTTGGTGGAAGACGTCTTACAGCTCTCATTGGTCTATCACGTGCTTTGGACTTGTTAATGACGGGTCGGCCTATATCTGGCGCCGACGCATACGCAATGGGCCTTGGTTGTAAATTAACTGCTACAGGCACTG caTTAGGTGAATCCATCAAATTATCGAAGTCTTTAATAAAGTTTCCTCAAAATGCCTTAATAATGGATAAATTAGCAGCTATTATGTCCCAATTGAATCCTAATAGTGAGGAAAGTATGAGAGATGAAGCTATCATGAGCAGTCTACTTGGTTCAGCAATTGATGACCTTAATAAGGGTGTACAGAAGTTCAAAGGAG GTATAGGAAAACATGGCAAATTCTACAAATTAACAGAAATGCCACTTAAAGACTGGGAATTGGAGGAAAGTCtagaagaaatagaagtaGTTGTTAAAGATAAGGAAAAGAAACCGTAA